The Effusibacillus pohliae DSM 22757 genome segment GCGGCGGCCAGGAGAACGGGAAACGATCGGGGACTGAGAATGTGCCAGGGATCGTAGGGTTTGGGGCGGCTGTCCGCCGGCTGTTCTCCACGTTCGAAGCGGACCGCAAGCGGATGCAAACGCTGCGCGATCAACTGATCGAGTCGCTCCGCCATTCGATTCCCAACCTGAAAATCAACACGCTCCCCGAAATGGCGGCTCCCCATATCGTCAATGTGTCGTTTCCGGGAGTCAAGGGAGAAGTACTGGTTCACGCATTGGAAACGGAAGGCATCTTTGTCACAACCGGCTCTGCCTGTTCGTCGAAGGAGAAAAAGCACAGCCACGTGCTGAAAGCGATGGGATTGGCGGAGGCGGAGCTGGAAGGCGCCATCCGGTTGTCGTTATCGCCGGAAACGACGGGCGATGAGATTGCCGCTGCGGTCGGGGCGTTGAGCCGAATCGTCGGGGATCTGCGGCTGCTGACACGGAGGTGACAGAATGTATTCGATGCTGATCGCCCGCTACGGGGAGATCTCAATCAAAGGGAAAAACCGCTCCGACTTTGAGAAAAAACTGGCGGAAAACATGCAGCGGGCCGTCAAGGACATCGGCGGCGTCAAAATCTCCCGCGGCGGCGGGCGGATTCTGATCCATCTGAACGGAGCCGACTACCAGCCGGTGTTGGAGCGATTGCGCTGGGTACCGGGAATCGTCTCGTTGTCGCCTGTCGTTACAGCGGAACAGGATATCGGCCATATCAAACGGGCAGCCGTGCAACTGCTCCGCCAGGTGGTGCACCAGCCAACCACGTTCAAGGTAGAAGCCCGCCGGGCGAATAAAACGTTTCCGCTGTCTTCGCTCGAAATTGCGAAAGAGTTGGGCGGCCATCTCCTGCGCAATTTTCCGCAATTGAAGGTGGATGTGCACAATCCGCAGTTGACGTTCACGTGCGAGATCCGGGAGACGGAAGCGTACCTGTATGTGGAAGTCATCCCGGGCCCTGGCGGCTTGCCGGTCGGCTCATCGGGCAAAGCGCTGCTGCTTTTGTCCGGCGGCATCGATTCGCCGGTCGCCGGGTGGATGGCGATGAAGCGGGGAGTGGAGATTGAAGCGGTGCATTTTCACTCGTTTCCGTTCACGAGCGAGCGGGCGCGCAAGAAAGTGGAGGATTTGGCCCGTCGCCTGGCCCATTTTGGAGGAAGAGTGCGGCTGCATGTGGTGCACTTCACGGACGTCCAAAAAGCGATTCGCCAGCATTGCCCGGAGGAACTGTCGATTACGGTGATGCGTCGCTTTATGTTGCGGATTGCGGAGCGGCTCGCCGAACGGCACAAACTGTTGGCGTTGGTGACGGGCGAAAGTTTGGGGCAGGTGGCCAGCCAAACGCTCGAGAGCATGTACACGATCAACCACGTGACCCATATGCCGATCCTGCGGCCGCTCGTTGCGATGGACAAGGTCGACATCATCCGCATTGCGAAAGACCTGGGAACGTATGGAATTTCAATTCTCCCGTACGAGGATTGCTGCACCATTTTTATGCCGAAAAATCCCCGCACCCGCCCGCGCGTCGAAGAAGCGGAGCGGGCCGAGGCCCATCTCGACATTGAGCAGCTCGTACAGGAAGCGCTGGACAAAACGGAGACGGTGACCTACTACAGGGAACTGGAAAATCAGACAACCGTATAGAACGGTGGCAACCGGTCACACTATCCATAAATCCTTGACGGAAAGGATGTGATCGGACTTTGGTGAGAATGTTGAGATATTGCCGATGGGCCGCGTTTCTGATCAATCTGGTGCCGGTGGTGCTGGCACTGAGGGGCAGCGTGTTGAGACGACGCCGTTCCCGCAAGTTGCTGCGAAAAGTGATTAAAAATCTGGCATAGCTGCGGCCACCCACCTGGGGTGGCTGTTTATTTTCCGGCGAAAATGGCAATACCGTATGGAAGCGATGATTGTGTTTGTGCGGGGAGGTTGTTGTTCGATGAGAGCATTGCGTCAAGACGCCTGGACGGAAGAAGATGACAGAGTCTTGGCGGAGATTGTTTTGCGCCACATCCAGCAAGGCAGCACGCAACTGGCGGCGTTTGAGGAGTGTGCGGGTAAATTGGGCCGGACGCCTGCCGCCTGCGGATACAGATGGAACGCTTGCGTGCGCAAGAGGTACGAGGCGGGCATCGAACTGGCGAAAGCGCAGCGGAAACAGGCGAAAGCGGAACAAAAAAGAACATTCGTCCGGCAGCCGGACGACCGGCCGAAAGCAGTCGACATTTCGTGGAGCGACGTGTTTCGATTTTTGAAAGAGCGGAAACAGCAAGATGCGGTGCTCGTCAACCGGATTCGGCTGCTGGAACGGGATCTCGGCGGCAAACAAAAAGAGTTGCAGGATCTGACTCTGGCCAACCGGCAATTGGCCGACCAGTTGCAAAAAATCAGGCAAGAACATGAGCGGATGAAAGAGGATTACATGATGTTGGTGAAGATCATGGAGCGGGCGCGCAAATTGACGCTGTTCAGCCCCGACGGGGACGACCTGCGGCAAACCGCGACCCGCTTCCGGATGGATGCCAACGGCAACCTGGAAAGGATGTAAATGGTAAATGGGCTGATTTCTAGTGCACTGTTTTCGCGTTGTCCGATCCGTCGACAAACTTGATACTGTCCAACTGCTTGCGGAACTCCGTGCGGAACGATTCCAGGTATTCCTCGCGGAGCTGTTGCTGTTCCATCCGTTCTTCACTGGTTAAGCCGACTGTTTTCGATTTGCGTGCCAGTTCATTGATGCGTTGGATTTTGTCGCTCGGCAGCACCGGCGGATCCTCCTTCAGCAGCCCGGCTGGCCGGTTCCGGCAGCCAGACATACGGATTTTCGCCGCGGTCGCGGGCAGGGTCATATTTGACAGGTCGGAAGCCGAGTTTCAGAAAGAATTCCTGGGCGCCCAACCGGACGTTGGTTTTGATGGGCAGCCCCAGCGATTGCGCGTAGCGAACCAGTGCGGAGCCGTACCCTTTCCCCTTGTAGCCGGGCAGCACTTCCAGTTTCCACAGTTCGTAATGATCCTGCGGGGGAGTGAAATAGCGGTCGTATTTTGCTTCGATCCGGTACAAACTCATGCGGGCGACCAGCTTCCCGTCCTCGTAGATCCCGTAAAAGGGGGATACACTATTGTTCTCGATCAATTTGGACTGCAGTTCTTCGTGCATGGCCAGTTCTTCCAGGCCGTTTTCGCGAAACTTCTTGAATTCTTCGAGCGTTTTATAGTTGATCAGGAGCTTTTGCACCTGCGTCATGAGCTTCTCTCCCTCCCCGATGGGCTTTCCTTTTCATTATACACCGAACCGGGCAAAAGAGAAATGGTTGCAGGCCAGCCCAACAATTCGCCCGCCTTGTGTCCATGCAGCGCGAACCGGCCCGATTTTTGTCAAAAAAACAGGTTTTTTCTTAACTGTTCACTCGCGGCCCTGTTCAGTATAATGGAAAAGTGTGATTCTACAAACGATGAAGGGTTGAAGGCTCTCGATGAAGAAAGAAGCTTTGCTCAAGCAGATTGATCAGTTGCGGTCGGAACTTCATCGGTTGCTTGGCCAGAATGGCAGCCTGCTCGATCCCGGCGTGATTGAAAAGAGCCAGCAGCTGGATCGGTTAATCGTGTTGACATACAATCAAAAGGACAAACGGTGAAGGAAGGAGGCAGTTGGATGGATTC includes the following:
- the thiI gene encoding tRNA uracil 4-sulfurtransferase ThiI, coding for MYSMLIARYGEISIKGKNRSDFEKKLAENMQRAVKDIGGVKISRGGGRILIHLNGADYQPVLERLRWVPGIVSLSPVVTAEQDIGHIKRAAVQLLRQVVHQPTTFKVEARRANKTFPLSSLEIAKELGGHLLRNFPQLKVDVHNPQLTFTCEIRETEAYLYVEVIPGPGGLPVGSSGKALLLLSGGIDSPVAGWMAMKRGVEIEAVHFHSFPFTSERARKKVEDLARRLAHFGGRVRLHVVHFTDVQKAIRQHCPEELSITVMRRFMLRIAERLAERHKLLALVTGESLGQVASQTLESMYTINHVTHMPILRPLVAMDKVDIIRIAKDLGTYGISILPYEDCCTIFMPKNPRTRPRVEEAERAEAHLDIEQLVQEALDKTETVTYYRELENQTTV
- a CDS encoding RsfA family transcriptional regulator, coding for MRALRQDAWTEEDDRVLAEIVLRHIQQGSTQLAAFEECAGKLGRTPAACGYRWNACVRKRYEAGIELAKAQRKQAKAEQKRTFVRQPDDRPKAVDISWSDVFRFLKERKQQDAVLVNRIRLLERDLGGKQKELQDLTLANRQLADQLQKIRQEHERMKEDYMMLVKIMERARKLTLFSPDGDDLRQTATRFRMDANGNLERM
- a CDS encoding DUF896 domain-containing protein, translating into MLPSDKIQRINELARKSKTVGLTSEERMEQQQLREEYLESFRTEFRKQLDSIKFVDGSDNAKTVH
- a CDS encoding N-acetyltransferase is translated as MTQVQKLLINYKTLEEFKKFRENGLEELAMHEELQSKLIENNSVSPFYGIYEDGKLVARMSLYRIEAKYDRYFTPPQDHYELWKLEVLPGYKGKGYGSALVRYAQSLGLPIKTNVRLGAQEFFLKLGFRPVKYDPARDRGENPYVWLPEPASRAAEGGSAGAAERQNPTHQ
- a CDS encoding aspartyl-phosphate phosphatase Spo0E family protein; protein product: MKKEALLKQIDQLRSELHRLLGQNGSLLDPGVIEKSQQLDRLIVLTYNQKDKR